In Canis lupus familiaris isolate Mischka breed German Shepherd chromosome 9, alternate assembly UU_Cfam_GSD_1.0, whole genome shotgun sequence, a single window of DNA contains:
- the LOC491346 gene encoding LOW QUALITY PROTEIN: tudor domain-containing protein 3 isoform X3 (The sequence of the model RefSeq protein was modified relative to this genomic sequence to represent the inferred CDS: inserted 2 bases in 1 codon; deleted 1 base in 1 codon) — translation MEPEAERWWIVGDERKAPFGGGGGGARSNLNMSAAGNRNREILQKEKSAKSEGKHEGVYRELVDEKTLKHITEMGFSKEASRQALMDNGNNLEAALNVLLNSDKHKPVTGPPLRGKGKGRGRTRSEEEEELGNARPSAPSTLFDFLESKMGTLSVAEPKSQPQQLHQGQHRLSNTEQNGVKDNNQPRHLPRNDTRQPRNEKPPRFXRDTQNSKSVLEGSGLPRNRGSKRPSTSSGSEAWAEERIKCDRPYSRYDRTKEPSYPFSSQHDGAFKKRDNSTQSRSGKGPSYAEAKENPLAQESTDYNNQKRGKRENQTANPDHFYDRKPQTSNETFSGVKIEKHFNVNTDFQNPVRTNSFLGVPNGETDMPLRGRRVGPIKPAGPITATPYDDKVFYNSGPKRRSGPIKPEKVLESSIPMEYAKLWKPGDECFALYWEDNKFYRAEVEALHSSGMTAVVKFIDYGNYEEVLLSNIRPIQTEAWEEEGTYDQTLEFRRGGDGQPRRSTRPTQQFYQPPRARNKYEKSLCEERSH, via the exons ATGGAACCTGAAGCAGAAAGGTGGTGGATAGTTGGGGATGAAAGAAAGGCTCCAtttggaggaggtggtggtggtgctaGAAGTAATCTCAACATGAGTGCTGCTGGTAACCGAAATagagaaattttacaaaaagaaaagtcagcCAAATCTGAGGGCAAACACGAAGGTGTCTATAGAGAACTAGTTGATGAGAAGACTCTGAAACACATAACAGAAATGGGCTTCAGTAAAGAAGCATCCAGGCAAGCTCTAATGGATAATGGCAACAACTTAGAAGCAGCACTGAATGTACTTCTTAACAGCGATAAACACAAACCTGTTACAGGACCACCTCTGAGAGGTAAAGGAAAAGGCAGGGGGAGAACAAGATCTgaagaagaggag gaactGGGAAATGCAAGGCCATCAGCACCAAGCACATTATTTGATTTCTTGGAGTCTAAAATGGGGACATTGAGTGTGGCAGAACCTAAATCACAGCCACAGCAGCTTCATCAGGGACAACACAGATTGTCAAATACTGAGCAAAATGGAGTAAAAGATAACAATCAACCAAGACATCTTCCTCGAAATGATACCAGACAGCCAAGAAATGAGAAACCTCCTCGTTT CAGAGACACCCAAAATTCAAAGTCAGTTTTAGAAGGCAGTGGATTACCTAGAAACAGAGGTTCCAAAAGACCCAGTACTTCTTCAGGGTCTGAAGCATGGGCTGAAGAGAGAATCAAGTGTGATAGACCCTACTCTAGATACGACAGAACTAAAGAGCCTTCATACCCTTTCAGTTCTCAGCACGAcggtgctttt aaaaaaagggataacTCTACGCAAAGCAGATCAGGCAAAGGTCCATCCTATGCAGAGGCAAAGGAAAATCCACTTGCTCAAGAATCCACTGATTATAATAACCAGAAAcgtgggaaaagagaaaaccaaacagCAAATCCTGATCATTTTTAtgacaggaaaccacaaacaaGTAACGAAACTTTCAGTGgtgtaaaaattgaaaaacattttaatgtaaataccGATTTCCAGAATCCTGTCCGAACTAATAGTTTCCTTGGTGTTCCAAATGGAGAGACAGACATGCCACTGAGGGGCAGGCGAGTGGGACCGATTAAGCCGGCAGGACCCATCACAGCTACACCTTACGATGATAAAGTATTTTACAACAGTGGGCCCAAAAGAAGATCTGGGCCCATTAAACCAGAAAAAGTACTAGAATCATCTATTCCTATGGAGTATGCAAAATTGTGGAAACCTGGAGATGAATGTTTTGCACTTTATTGGGAAGACAACAAGTTTTACCGAGCAGAAGTTGAAGCTCTCCATTCTTCAGGTATGACAGCAGTTGTTAAATTCATTGACTATGGAAACTATGAAGAGGTGCTACTAAGCAACATCAGGCCCATTCAGACAGAGGCATGGGAAGAAGAAGGCACCTATGACCAAACGCTTGAGTTCCGTAGAGGAGGTGATGGCCAGCCAAGAAGATCCACTCGGCCCACCCAGCAGTTTTACCAACCTCCCCGGGCCCGGAACAAATATGAGAAGAGTCTTTGTGAAGAAAGGAGCCATTGA
- the OR1L6 gene encoding olfactory receptor family 1 subfamily L member 6 (The RefSeq protein has 1 substitution compared to this genomic sequence), which produces METKNYSSESGFVLLGISSSPQLQKPLFAIFLIMYLVTVVGNVLIILVIQSDSRLHTPMYFFLSNLSFTDICFTTVIVPNMLANLLSETKVISFVGCLIQMYFFMAFANTDSYLLASMAIDRLVAICNPFHYERVMNPRRCLLMLLGSCTISHLHSLLRVLLMSRLSFCASHVIKHFFCDTQPVLKLSCSDTSSNQIVVMTETLAVITTPFLCILFSYLRIIITVLRIPSAAGKWKAFSTCGSHLTVVALFYGSVIYVYFRPLSMYSVVKDRVATVMYTVVTPMLNPFIYSLRNKDMKRGLIKLRDRIHS; this is translated from the coding sequence atggAAACAAAGAACTATAGCAGCGAATCAGGCTTTGTCCTCCTGGGCATCTCTTCCAGTCCTCAGCTACAGAAACCACTCTTTGCCATCTTCCTCATCATGTACCTGGTCACTGTCCTGGGCAATGTACTCATCATCTTAGTTATCCAGTCTGACTCCCGGCTCCATACTCCTATGTACTTTTTCCTCAGCAACTTGTCCTTCACAGATATCTGCTTCACAACAGTGATTGTGCCCAACATGCTGGCAAACCTACTATCAGAGACCAAGGTTATCTCCTTTGTGGGTTGCCTGATCCAGATGTATTTCTTCATGGCCTTTGCAAACACTGACAGTTACCTTCTGGCCTCTATGGCCATAGATAGGCTGGTGGCCATCTGCAACCCCTTCCACTATGAAAGGGTCATGAACCCACGGCGTTGTCTCCTCATGCTGCTGGGCTCTTGCACCATCTCCCACCTGCACTCCCTGCTCCGAGTGCTACTCATGTCCCGCCTGtccttctgtgcctctcatgTCATTAAGCACTTTTTTTGTGATACCCAACCTGTACTAAAGCTATCCTGCTCTGACACATCCTCCAACCAGATTGTGGTCATGACTGAGACCCTGGCCGTCATCACAACCCCCTTCCTGTGCATCCTCTTCTCCTACCTGCGAATCATCATCACTGTGCTCAGAATTCCCTCTGCAGCTGGGAAGTGGAAGGCCTTCTCTACCTGTGGCTCCCACCTCACTGTAGTGGCTTTGTTCTATGGGAGTGTCATCTATGTCTACTTTAGGCCCCTGTCCATGTACTCAGTGGTGAAGGACCGGGTAGCCACAGTTATGTACACAGTAGTGACACCCATGCTGAACCCCTTCATCTATAGCCTGAGGAACAAAGATATGAAGAGGGGTTTGATTAAATTAAGGGACAGAATTCACTCATAG